Proteins co-encoded in one Conger conger chromosome 4, fConCon1.1, whole genome shotgun sequence genomic window:
- the LOC133127792 gene encoding sperm-associated antigen 16 protein: MADTGAPEEPRDCLYYLEKVSIPEDSEDDYEFEEVPIDDEWSLTEGEEDLGAVIKALCDRTDGIGAVSESITPAQQHICQIPEVVDDFVRNFLVRMGMHETLDCFQTEWYEMVYKGQLNTEQVGIVPDAYTQNQLLDSELQNVQRERDDYREAAFKAGEALVRLRKERDFHRLHHKRVAQEKNRLIEDLKRLKKHYTSYEPAMRMLTNKYQAALKQKMLVSLERDRALGQLQSLEVSLRNTAAREAGRLSAGLHSASREASLLQGQSRLKGSAGGDTGSQAEANAPYDSSRDPTKTSLSRHPKDSEFPADTRIDPHLAQVKLLPADGSKILLFHLTSSVKAHSLPVSCLALHPQKLMAASTSDDHLWKMWGLPAGEELMTGEGHSDWLSGCSFHPDGSRLATTGGDATVKVWDFSLGRCVLTLEGHGHATWGCSFHFCGDFLASCSMDNTCKVWDLHSQRCRNTLRGHTDSVNSVCFLPFSNTLLTCSADKTLALWDARTGLRAQTFFGHLHSCNHATFSSAGNAVASCDSYGEVKLWDIRKATVVVTVCTGPHPSNQVAFNPSGWTLAVASNDGSVKLVDLASSQVTSLMGHEDGVQSVIFDHKGEYLLSGGSDGMIHIWS, translated from the coding sequence ATGGCTGACACTGGAGCACCAGAAGAACCCAGAGACTGTTTGTACTACCTAGAAAAGGTGTCAATACCTGAAGACTCCGAAGATGATTATGAGTTTGAGGAGGTTCCTATTGATGACGAATGGAGTCTaacagaaggagaggaggattTGGGGGCTGTAATTAAAGCGCTCTGTGATCGCACCGATGGTATAGGAGCAGTGTCTGAGAGCATCACCCCTGCCCAACAGCACATATGTCAAATACCTGAGGTTGTGGATGACTTTGTACGGAATTTTCTGGTAAGAATGGGAATGCACGAAACCCTAGACTGTTTTCAGACAGAGTGGTACGAGATGGTTTACAAAGGTCAGTTGAACACGGAACAGGTTGGGATCGTGCCAGATGCATACACGCAGAACCAGCTCCTTGACAGCGAGCTCCAAAATGTGCAGAGGGAACGTGATGATTACAGGGAGGCTGCTTTCAAAGCAGGTGAGGCGCTCGTGAGGCTGCGCAAGGAGCGGGACTTTCACCGCCTGCATCACAAGCGCGTGGCCCAGGAAAAGAATAGACTGATAGAGGACCTTAAACGACTGAAGAAGCACTATACCTCCTATGAGCCGGCCATGCGAATGCTGACCAATAAGTACCAGGCGGCTCTGAAGCAGAAAATGCTGGTCAGTTTGGAAAGGGATCGGGCTCTTGGGCAACTCCAGAGTCTGGAAGTCAGCCTTCGCAACACAGCAGCCAGAGAGGCAGGCCGCTTGTCAGCAGGGCTTCATTCTGCTAGCAGGGAGGCTAGCCTGCTGCAGGGTCAGAGCAGGCTGAAGGGCAGTGCAGGGGGTGACACTGGATCACAGGCTGAAGCCAATGCCCCTTATGATTCGAGCAGAGACCCCACCAAGACCTCTCTTAGCAGGCATCCAAAGGACTCTGAGTTCCCTGCTGATACCCGCATTGACCCACACCTTGCTCAGGTCAAGTTACTCCCTGCTGATGGCTCCAAAATTCTGTTGTTCCACCTGACCAGCTCTGTGAAGGCCCACTCCCTGCCTGTGAGCTGCCTGGCCCTACACCCACAGAAGCTGATGGCAGCCTCCACCAGTGATGACCATCTGTGGAAGATGTGGGGCCTGCCAGCAGGGGAAGAGCTAatgacaggggaggggcacagcgACTGGCTGTCTGGCTGCAGTTTTCACCCGGACGGCAGTCGGCTGGCCACCACCGGCGGGGATGCCACGGTCAAGGTCTGGGACTTCTCCCTGGGCCGTTGTGTCCTGACCCTGGAGGGCCATGGCCATGCCACATGGGGCTGTTCCTTCCACTTTTGTGGCGATTTCCTGGCCTCCTGCTCCATGGACAACACCTGCAAGGTCTGGGACCTGCACAGCCAGCGCTGCCGCAATACACTGCGTGGCCACACAGACTCCGTCAACAGTGTCTGCTTCCTGCCGTTCTCCAACACGCTGCTCACATGCTCTGCTGATAAGACCCTGGCACTATGGGATGCCCGCACTGGCCTGCGGGCCCAGACCTTCTTTGGCCACCTGCACTCCTGTAACCATGCAACCTTCAGCTCAGCAGGCAACGCTGTTGCTTCCTGTGACTCCTACGGGGAAGTGAAGCTGTGGGACATCCGAAAGGCGACTGTTGTGGTAACTGTGTGTACAGGCCCTCACCCCAGCAACCAGGTGGCATTCAACCCGTCGGGCTGGACACTTGCTGTTGCTAGTAATGATGGCTCAGTGAAGCTGGTGGATCTGGCCTCTTCCCAGGTTACCAGTTTAATGGGGCATGAGGATGGCGTGCAGAGTGTAATTTTTGACCATAAAGGGGAGTACTTACTGTCAGGTGGCTCAGATGGAATGATTCACATCTGGTcgtga